In Saccharomyces eubayanus strain FM1318 chromosome II, whole genome shotgun sequence, the genomic stretch AAGGCCGATATCTTTTCCTGGCTAGGCAAAGTCGATCACGATACCAGGGCCGTGTGTGCTCGATAGCGTGGTCTTACTTAATATACTTGGTTTCTTGGCTTTCTGGTTCTCAACCGCGGCTTTAAATGCTGCTCTCGTAGATATAATGTTCTGCAAGAGCTCTCGATCTGTAAAGTAACATTTTCCGATGCCAACGCTGATCGCATTTCCCCTTTGTCTGAAGGGCATAGAGCCCAAGCTCTCTTGAAGTAAAGAAGTTATATCATCGTTCACTGTGCCCTTCTTAACGGAAGGTAAAACCCCGCGAGGACCCAGTATCCTAGCCACTTGTGATTGTAAAGTAGGCACGATATCTGGTGTGGCAAATGCCTTGTCAAAATCAACGGGaatttcattatttttaatcTTCGCAACAAGATCCGCTCCACCGATTAAATgatttggatatttttcacGAAGTTCTTTCAGTTTGATTTCGTCATTAGTAAAGACGGCAACTTTCACATATCTCAATGGCTTGGGAAATGTGACATTCCCAGATATGGGCGCCGTACCTCTTTCGCCAACCACCAATGTAGTTAAATTAATTGTTTGTTGAGATTGAGGTCTGCCTACTTCTGCTGCACGCAAGTATCTTAGCGCCATAGCAACCGGCATATACAGTGGGCTTGTCGTAGCGGGTCTCTTTGCTTCGGCTCTTCGTTGTGCTAGTCTTTTCAACTCTCTCTTTTTGGCTTGGTCCTTTGTCAGCGAAGGTGCATTGGAGGACATAGATGTTGTCTTATATTCCTCGGCATATAGATACCTCGCTGTATGGGAAAGATACCTTCTCATAGAACTTGCGATGCATATCTTCGGAATCGTTGTTGTAGGTAGCATCTTGCTTGGTGGCTAACTGTTGTACAGCTTTCTTCAGATTCCCTTATTATAAATGCCTTTTCACTAATATTTTAGTTTTTcgaacttttttttctttgcgCTCCTAAAGGAGCTTTGTCGTTACTTTCTGAATGATAGTAGCtgggaaaaataaagactCGCAGATAAATGTCAAATGTCAAATGTcaaaatatacataaatatattCTCGCCCAGTCTGAAAAGCTGCAGTTTCACTTCTTTGTGCGTGTGTCTCTTGCGGCTCTAAAGGTAACTATGCTAGTCTCACTAAGGATAAATTAGACAAAGGCTTGTATGCCTTGATACAGAATATCTTATTGCATCtatacatttatatatgatTTAGAgtctactttttttttttctttttcaatttattttcaaaatctacCCATTTGTTCGGAACACCCAATTTGTTAAGATGATCAATAATTAACTGGCCATGTGGGCCTTGAACTTGCACTTCAGCACTTTTGAATGTTTGCGATTCACCAATAGTGGTGGACCCACTACAGATCTTTCTTAAGTCAGCAGCAAGCAATTCTGGGTCGATTTGAAGTGTTTCAAAATTGCTAACTTTAGTGATAACTTTTCTGccaattttcatttctgtGACAATCTTAATGCGTGGCAGAGAACCCTTCATTGGTGTTCTAGACAAAAGCGTATCATCgcttttatatatttggTAAAACTCAGTAAAATTATTGGCCAGTAAAGGATCCAAGATTTGGGCTCTAGGTATGATACGTGCTACATCGGGAgtactcttttttttattaaccATGTTGTATAATAAGTCATCCATAACTACCTTTCCTTTGTCCTTTGTATCTACCAAGTTTTTGATAGAAATGTATTGAGTAATAGCGTTTCTAATATCTTGAGAGGTGTAGTATGTCTGAAAGGATAAATTGGCCTCCTTCACAAAGTCCTTCGCAAGATTAAACGGTTTATATAGTGTCAACGAATACATCATTCCAGAtgccttttctttggagTTGGTGTTCTCACCTTTTTCCTTGACGGAATTGTTAGCT encodes the following:
- the MRPL1 gene encoding mitochondrial 54S ribosomal protein uL1m; this encodes MLPTTTIPKICIASSMRRYLSHTARYLYAEEYKTTSMSSNAPSLTKDQAKKRELKRLAQRRAEAKRPATTSPLYMPVAMALRYLRAAEVGRPQSQQTINLTTLVVGERGTAPISGNVTFPKPLRYVKVAVFTNDEIKLKELREKYPNHLIGGADLVAKIKNNEIPVDFDKAFATPDIVPTLQSQVARILGPRGVLPSVKKGTVNDDITSLLQESLGSMPFRQRGNAISVGIGKCYFTDRELLQNIISTRAAFKAAVENQKAKKPSILSKTTLSSTHGPGIVIDFA